The Caldisericota bacterium genome contains the following window.
TATGCTGGAAGAAATAATGGTTATTAAGGAACACTATTTTGGAACGACTAAAACGAAACAGGGCATTGTGAATAAGCTTTACAAGGTTAAGAAAATGCTGTCAGCAACATATAAAGAAAAAGGCGAAGAAGAATTGGACGATATGTTTTTAAAAGAACAATCTTTCAGTTCTTTTTATGAATTTTATTTGCTGGATTTTGCCGCTATGTTTAGAGCAATTGAGCTTAGCCTTATAAAATTTAAGATAAGCGACTTTTTTAAAAATTATAAAATAAGGAAACAAGGATGAAAATATCATTTATTGGAGCAGGGACTATGGCCTCATCTATGATTAAATGCATCATAGAGGAAGGTGTTTATAAAAAGGAAGACATTGTGGGCAGCGGCCCACGTCTTGCAAGAGCGAGGGAATTGAACAGGCAATTTGGGATTAAGATGATGCAAAATAATGTGGAAGCAGCATTATTTGGCGATATCGTGGTACTATCCGTTAAACCACAGATTTTTTCAACCGTTGCAAAAGAGTTAAAAGAAGTGTTGCAAGACTACCAGATTGTGTTATCCATAATGGCCGGCATTCCAATAGAGGTGATTCAAAGAGAGCTTACGCATAAAAAGGTAGTGCGCGTAATGCCAAATACTCCTGTCCAAGTCGGGCATGGAATGAGTATGTGGACTGCAACGAAAGAAGTGAGTGAAGAAGAAAGAATTCACATCAGAGAAATTTTTTCTTCAATGGGAAAAGAACTCTTTGTCAAAGATGAAAATTATGTTGATATGGCTACGGCTTTAAATGGCACGGGTCCTGCTTTTGTGTTTTTGTTTCTTGAAGCAATGATAAGTGCAGGCGTTCATCTTGGATTCTCTCGAAGAGTGTCCAAAGAACTTGTTTATCAAACCGTACTTGGTTCTATACTTTTTGCTATGAATTCTGATAAGCATACAGCAGAACTGCGTGATATGGTAACTTCCCCGGGAGGCACTACGACAGAAGCGCTGTATGAATTAGAGAAAGGGGCTTTTAGAACTGTTCTTGAAAAGGCAGTGTATGCTGCTTACAAGCGCACGAAATATTTAGGCGAATTGAGTAAAGAGAAAAAAGAAGGAGGGCAACAATAAATATGGTGAAGAAGGAATACGAAGTAAAGCTTACTGCATCAAAAAAAATGCTCGAAAAGATTAAGCAGATTCCAGGATTTCTTAATTGGAGCATTAAGGGAGGAAAGGAAAAATATCTTATTAGCCACTACTTTGATACTGAGAAATTTGACCTTCTTTACAGCAATATGGCATATAGGACAAGAGAAGAGGACGGCAAAAATATCGCAACGCTTAAAGGAAACGGTATCCTTAAAAATGGAATATTCATAAGGGATGAGTTTAAAGAAATACTGCGTAATAGCGAAGATGTGACAAAAGCTGGTTTTTTGAATAAATATTTTCCGCAAATATTGGAAATTACCAAAGGAAATCCTTTGAAAGAAGTGTTGATTGTAGATAACGAAAGGCATATTTTGTATTTTGAGAAGAATGGCTCTTTGATTGAGGCTTCCCTGGATTTTCTGCACTTTGTGCTGAACAAAAGGAAAGTTTCTTACAATGAAATTGAACTGGAACTTAAAAATGGATGTGAAGAAGATCTTTTAGAATGTGCCTCTTTTTTGAAGCTCAATTTTCACCTGTTCTTAGCAGGTGCATCCAAATATGAAATGGGACTAAGGAGTTTTAATCTTATCCCACTGTTATAATTTATCCGTAAATATTTGAGGCGAGGCAGAGCCCCGCCTTTTTTAATTGTCTTTCCACTCTTTTTCTCGTTTTTGCGTTTTCACTGCGCTCTTTTCACTGACGAAAATAAGCCGATTGAACAAGATAGTTAAAATGGTGCCTGACACAAAAATAACCACTTTTACATTGTGCTCTTTTTCGTAAATTTGAT
Protein-coding sequences here:
- a CDS encoding CYTH domain-containing protein — translated: MVKKEYEVKLTASKKMLEKIKQIPGFLNWSIKGGKEKYLISHYFDTEKFDLLYSNMAYRTREEDGKNIATLKGNGILKNGIFIRDEFKEILRNSEDVTKAGFLNKYFPQILEITKGNPLKEVLIVDNERHILYFEKNGSLIEASLDFLHFVLNKRKVSYNEIELELKNGCEEDLLECASFLKLNFHLFLAGASKYEMGLRSFNLIPLL
- the proC gene encoding pyrroline-5-carboxylate reductase; translation: MKISFIGAGTMASSMIKCIIEEGVYKKEDIVGSGPRLARARELNRQFGIKMMQNNVEAALFGDIVVLSVKPQIFSTVAKELKEVLQDYQIVLSIMAGIPIEVIQRELTHKKVVRVMPNTPVQVGHGMSMWTATKEVSEEERIHIREIFSSMGKELFVKDENYVDMATALNGTGPAFVFLFLEAMISAGVHLGFSRRVSKELVYQTVLGSILFAMNSDKHTAELRDMVTSPGGTTTEALYELEKGAFRTVLEKAVYAAYKRTKYLGELSKEKKEGGQQ